The sequence tatatattaatccaACTTAAAACTAATCGGTCTGAATTGTCCaagtcccttatatattactcgAAAATCTGATGTGGGACTATTCTGTGTGGCCGTCCCTAAAATTTTAAGAGCGGCTCTTAAattgtaattgtttttttttttaacatcaatTCCTAAAttgttaaaacaaaactttattaaagtttttagtaaattGAAATATCAGTACTCGATGAAACTAAACTTGTTACTAAGCTTGTGtgaatcaaatattattaaagccattactttgttttccaagTATTTTTACTTTGGTCTCTCTCTCTGTAGTTTCATGGACTGCGTGTGCAAGGAATCCGTGTGGGAAACGCAGAGGTTCCAAACCACAAGCCCCTCAAGACTGGTCTTCAAGAAGTTTACGGAATAGGTCGCCGTAAGTCTCACCAGGTTCTCTGTGGGCTCGGCATCACCAACAAACTTGCCAGAGACTTAACTGGTAAAGAACTCATTGACCTCCGTGAAGAAGTTGGCATGCACCAACATGGTGATGAATTGGTAAAAACCCTTTTCTCAGAATCATAtactttctttgattttttaaagCTTGTTTTGTTTCTATGATTGTTGTTGGTATGAAGAGGAGGCGTGTTGGATCGGAGATACAGAGACTGGTGGAAGTAGACTGTTACAGAGGAAGTAGACATAGACATGGGATGCCTTGCAGAGGTCAAAGAACCAAGACTAATGCTCGCACTAAGAAGGGTAAGAGAGTTGCCATTGCGGGAAAGAAGAAAGCTCCTCGCAAGTAGAACTGCCAAGACCTTTCTGTGGCACTACCAGTCTACTACTCTGTTGGGATGAAAGTTTGATCAAATAAGCAGACAtgtttatggtcttattttttgtaattgccattgcagaggaagaagagaacttTCTAGCAAACATGCTcttgaacttgttcttcttctgtAATACTTTCGAGCTTCTCTAGTTTCTTGTTTGATTTGTTATCCTCATAACACGAATAAAAACGTTAGCCCATTAAAACTCGGCCGACCGACTCTCTCTCTTATCCCTCAAAAatcttttagagagagagtcggtTCCCGTTGATCTCCGTCGATGTTCTGTAGTTGACGGGATCTTTTCCGACATCTATCAGCTTCTTTAGTGATGGTTGGTCGACTTATGACTCTGGGGCTTATCCTTCCCACAAGGTAAAGCCGCCGGCTTCTGTTTCCGGGAAGCGATGTCTCCCTTAGAATCGCTATCGCCGGCTCTTGTCTCCGGGAGGCGATGTCTTGCTTAGAATCGCTTTCGCCGGCTTCAGTCCGGGTTTATTCCGGCTCCGTCCGATCTACGTCTCTGTTTTCTTTAGTCCGACTGCCTCTCGATTGGATCCTCCGATGTCTGCTTGTTCATGCTAGATATTTGGAGGTGAAGATGGATTGAAGGCGGTTGATGGATTTTTCCGATTCGTAGATCCGCCAGTTTACGACTCTACGGTTCGAGCTTCTGTGAAGACTGTTCTTCCTGAACGGTTTCTTCCGTCGTTCGTCTTCGCCGTCGGTGAAGCTCCGTCGCGTCTTCGTACTGGTTCCGGTGGAAGGATCTGATTCGTGCTCTGACACGTGTTCATTGAGCGCCGGGCGTTCGGACACATGGTGAGCAGCGTGCCTTTTTCCTTCCTCAACGGGTTTCTTCTTATGGGCTTTGGCTCATTGTTTAGTTTTTATGTTGTGGGCCTGTTTGTTGGGCTTTTTCTTCGGCCATTTTGGCCTTTTGTTTGTATAGTCTTTGGACTTTGCCTCTTTTGGGCTCTGATCCACTCAATAAATtccagatgacaaaaaaaaaaaacgttagcCCATTAACAACTTTTTATTAGTCACGGAGCCTCTTGATCTGGTAGAATTAAAGAGTAATTATTCTATTGTAAACTTCTTCCATCGAAGCCCAATGGATGAAGCCCATTAAATTGTTTTGAAACCCATTAGAAGAATCTAAGGTCAGCATTGAAGCtacaaacaaaatttatattttatatttcattgaTTCGTTTGATATTTACAAAAAGCATATGATATGTGAGAGGACACGAATCATGGGGAACAAGATATCGAATTAGGATCCCAAGAAATGAGACCAAACGATTTTGAAATTGATAGAACAAGGAGACCAATTTGGTAAATGGACTAGTCGATGCCTACTTGACCCGATCACATTTATGTACTAACAGTCATCTCTACTTGTCCATTTATTTTGTTCGTCTAAATCACCCTACCCGtcattttctaagtttttttttttgcttttgaacCATTACTTAAGTGGGCCTTTTTATTCTATGGGCCCATTTAAATGGACCCACAACCATGTGAtccatcttttcttttcttcagaTTTATTTTGCCTATTTTGTAATTGCGCTCGTGATATATACTCCACTTTCTACTACTTGACAAGATATATGCCCTTAAGAGACCTTTCATGTAaaaagcaaaaaagaaaaaacaagagatATTTTATAGAACAATCCATGGAACTATATAAATCCACAAATATAGATGATATATGTGGCAAGAGTTTTTAGCTATTGTTTTGAATTATTAACaacatgtatataaaatataaaaggtaTAAAGCTATTATACAACGACACAAAACCAAGCTTGGATAACTACCACGTAATGgaacaaaagagagaaacagaaacaaaataaaattttatttcatcttttttaaaaaaaaattgtctgtATTTATTTAACAAGTCTATTattaataccaaaaaaaaaaaattagtgtccCATGATCACGAGcgttttttgtaataaaataaaaagaagcgTTGAGATATCAAAGCATTTGGGGGAGAACAT is a genomic window of Brassica napus cultivar Da-Ae unplaced genomic scaffold, Da-Ae ScsIHWf_959;HRSCAF=1355, whole genome shotgun sequence containing:
- the LOC106397768 gene encoding small ribosomal subunit protein S13, mitochondrial translates to MFGLRRSAATLFDHSQSLLRNLSFHGLRVQGIRVGNAEVPNHKPLKTGLQEVYGIGRRKSHQVLCGLGITNKLARDLTGKELIDLREEVGMHQHGDELRRRVGSEIQRLVEVDCYRGSRHRHGMPCRGQRTKTNARTKKGKRVAIAGKKKAPRK